A window of the Haloarcula litorea genome harbors these coding sequences:
- the aroC gene encoding chorismate synthase, protein MNGNEFGRLFRMTTYGESHGEAMGCTVSGVPAGVELSEAEIQQDLDRRKPGQSMITTSRGEPDKVALKSGVQDGYTTGTPIGMVIQNKDARSGKYEPFITAPRPSHGDYTYSAKFGTRNWGGGGRSSARETVNWVAAGGVAKQVLAQSDYDVRIKAHVCQIGDVEAGPVTFEDMLEHSEENEVRCADPEAAEEMRELADRYQTEGDSIGGAIYFECRGVPPGLGAPRFDSFPSRLGQAMYSIPAVNDFEYGIGRDARTTAGSEYNEDWEFDDDGNPVPEGNDHGGIQGGITTGQPIYGEVTWHPPVSIPKTQTTVDWETGEEKEITVTGRHDPVLPPRAVPVVEAMLYCTVLDFMLLGGRINPDRLDDRPGEYDTDYHPSSPQNDPEDAPTQAKSVDED, encoded by the coding sequence ATGAACGGCAACGAGTTCGGTCGTCTCTTCCGGATGACGACCTACGGCGAGTCCCACGGGGAGGCGATGGGGTGTACGGTCTCGGGCGTGCCCGCCGGCGTCGAGCTCTCCGAGGCGGAGATCCAGCAGGACCTCGACCGGCGCAAGCCCGGCCAGTCGATGATAACCACCTCGCGCGGCGAACCCGACAAGGTGGCGCTCAAGTCCGGTGTCCAGGACGGCTACACCACGGGGACGCCCATCGGGATGGTCATCCAGAACAAGGACGCCCGCTCCGGGAAGTACGAACCCTTCATCACGGCCCCCCGACCCAGCCACGGCGACTACACCTACTCGGCGAAGTTCGGGACCCGGAACTGGGGCGGCGGCGGTCGCTCGTCGGCCCGGGAGACGGTGAACTGGGTCGCCGCCGGCGGCGTCGCCAAGCAGGTGCTGGCCCAGTCGGACTACGACGTCCGGATCAAGGCCCACGTCTGCCAGATCGGGGACGTCGAGGCCGGCCCGGTCACCTTCGAAGATATGCTCGAACACAGCGAGGAGAACGAGGTCCGCTGTGCCGACCCCGAGGCCGCCGAGGAGATGCGCGAACTGGCCGACCGGTACCAGACCGAGGGCGACTCCATCGGCGGGGCCATCTACTTCGAGTGTCGCGGCGTCCCGCCGGGACTGGGCGCACCGCGGTTCGACAGCTTCCCCTCGCGACTCGGGCAGGCGATGTACTCCATCCCCGCGGTCAACGACTTCGAGTACGGTATCGGCCGCGATGCCCGGACGACCGCGGGCAGCGAGTACAACGAAGACTGGGAGTTCGACGACGACGGGAACCCGGTGCCGGAGGGCAACGACCACGGCGGCATCCAGGGCGGGATCACGACTGGCCAGCCGATCTACGGCGAGGTGACCTGGCACCCGCCGGTCTCGATCCCGAAGACCCAGACCACCGTCGACTGGGAGACCGGCGAGGAGAAGGAGATCACCGTCACCGGCCGCCACGACCCCGTGTTGCCGCCGCGGGCGGTCCCCGTCGTCGAGGCGATGCTGTACTGCACGGTGCTGGACTTCATGCTGCTCGGCGGCCGCATCAACCCCGACCGCCTCGACGACCGGCCCGGCGAGTACGACACCGACTACCACCCGTCGAGTCCGCAGAACGACCCCGAGGACGCGCCGACCCAGGCCAAGAGCGTCGACGAGGACTAG
- a CDS encoding uracil-DNA glycosylase yields the protein MDAEQESQANPYGMDEECRNCPELCETRENVVHGYGDVGADFVVIGDSPSRGADASGVPFTGEDERGLLDVLAAVDLCEDPDAAEPELAQTFLTYITRCRHPERPATDEEVRTCEPYLNSEVRMINPELLLPVGQRPLEELAFEYTTLSRDELDIGERHATTIRGRGFEILPMIPPAEQTDAERTAFLEHFSDVLGQDYRQTKGRRGR from the coding sequence ATGGACGCCGAACAGGAGTCCCAGGCGAACCCCTACGGGATGGACGAGGAGTGCCGGAACTGTCCCGAGCTGTGTGAGACCCGCGAGAACGTCGTCCACGGCTACGGCGACGTCGGAGCCGACTTCGTCGTCATCGGGGACTCGCCGAGCCGAGGAGCCGACGCGTCCGGCGTCCCGTTCACCGGCGAGGACGAGCGAGGACTGCTCGACGTCCTCGCCGCCGTCGACCTCTGTGAAGACCCCGACGCCGCCGAGCCCGAGCTGGCACAGACGTTCCTGACCTACATCACGCGCTGTCGCCACCCCGAGCGCCCGGCAACCGACGAGGAGGTCCGGACCTGCGAGCCGTACCTCAACAGCGAGGTCCGGATGATCAACCCAGAGCTGCTGTTGCCGGTCGGCCAGCGGCCCCTCGAAGAGCTGGCCTTCGAGTACACCACGCTGAGCCGCGACGAGCTGGACATCGGGGAGCGCCACGCGACGACGATCCGGGGCCGTGGCTTCGAGATCCTCCCGATGATCCCGCCCGCCGAACAGACCGACGCGGAGCGGACGGCCTTCCTCGAACACTTCAGCGACGTGCTGGGCCAGGACTACCGACAGACGAAGGGCCGGCGCGGCCGATAG
- a CDS encoding PGF-pre-PGF domain-containing protein yields MLRVKRSSNETLRRVATVAIALLLIATAVPVAAAQPSIYLANARVSDTTVAVGQTVTVTGVAENLGNDSGGYTMTFKRNGSRFASKRVVVEAGERTVVTRNVSFDTVGTYRINVNDRTAGVVRVDRVTATELNDTGDRQEVEVRAGDAPVGEPYRLAFPTANQTIAVENWTLVAQRDQFVQRVVTYDSAAAADVDVPSDSATVLGVVTTGSTEGVDAVTMQIAIDRGRLRDGGLTAETVGIYHRNGSTWEQLNTSVVTERAESVVIEARADTFSTFAVGRFEPRFEITNATFNSENSAAGQRILLDGTIANDGAIAGQYEADMIVNGETVNTTTVTVPANESRSVSLWYDVTESDRYRVRLNDRDVGTLIISESQVRNGSDDGAATATERTTAPSTATTAGPPDDTGDLPGGIPSTVLGIDTLYLAGGVGAALVVFLLVVVLLRRGGGGPGGSSGDGGGTGGFERL; encoded by the coding sequence ATGCTGCGAGTGAAACGGTCCTCGAACGAGACACTGCGACGCGTCGCGACGGTCGCGATAGCCCTCCTCCTGATAGCGACGGCGGTCCCGGTAGCCGCAGCCCAGCCGAGTATCTACCTCGCGAACGCGAGGGTCAGCGACACGACGGTCGCCGTCGGTCAGACCGTCACCGTCACCGGCGTCGCGGAGAACCTCGGCAACGACTCCGGGGGGTACACGATGACGTTCAAACGAAACGGGTCCAGGTTCGCCTCGAAGCGGGTCGTCGTCGAGGCGGGTGAGCGGACCGTCGTGACCCGAAACGTGAGCTTCGACACCGTTGGAACGTACAGGATCAACGTGAACGACCGGACGGCCGGCGTCGTGCGAGTGGACCGCGTGACGGCGACCGAGCTGAACGACACCGGCGACAGACAGGAGGTCGAAGTCCGGGCCGGGGACGCCCCGGTCGGGGAGCCGTACCGGCTCGCGTTCCCGACCGCGAACCAGACGATCGCCGTCGAGAACTGGACCCTGGTGGCACAACGGGACCAGTTCGTTCAGCGGGTGGTCACGTACGACAGTGCGGCGGCCGCCGACGTCGACGTGCCGTCTGATTCCGCGACGGTTCTCGGGGTGGTGACCACCGGGTCGACCGAGGGGGTCGACGCGGTGACGATGCAGATCGCGATCGACCGCGGCCGGTTGCGAGACGGGGGACTGACCGCCGAGACGGTCGGCATCTATCACCGGAACGGCTCGACCTGGGAACAGTTGAACACGAGCGTCGTGACCGAGCGGGCCGAGTCCGTCGTCATCGAGGCGCGGGCGGACACGTTCTCGACGTTCGCCGTGGGTCGCTTCGAGCCGCGGTTCGAGATCACGAACGCGACGTTCAACTCGGAGAACTCGGCGGCCGGCCAGCGGATCCTCCTCGACGGGACGATCGCGAACGACGGGGCCATCGCCGGGCAGTACGAGGCGGACATGATCGTCAACGGCGAGACGGTCAACACGACGACAGTGACGGTCCCGGCCAACGAGTCGAGGTCGGTCAGTCTCTGGTACGACGTGACCGAATCCGACAGATACCGTGTCCGACTCAACGACCGAGACGTCGGGACGCTCATCATCAGCGAGAGTCAGGTCCGGAACGGGAGCGACGATGGGGCCGCGACGGCGACGGAGCGGACGACGGCCCCGTCGACGGCGACCACGGCCGGGCCGCCGGACGACACCGGCGACCTCCCGGGGGGGATCCCCTCGACGGTCCTCGGGATCGACACGCTGTATCTCGCCGGCGGCGTCGGGGCGGCACTGGTCGTCTTCCTCCTCGTCGTGGTGCTGTTGCGGCGGGGCGGCGGCGGTCCCGGTGGCAGCTCGGGCGACGGCGGCGGGACCGGCGGGTTCGAGCGCCTCTGA